TTTCAGGATATTCTGAAAATATTTTTGTAACTTTAATTCCATCAATAATAAATAAAGCTGGTATTTTACCTTCTGAAGAATATTGGAGCAAAAGTTCTTTATCTTCACTTCTTCTCCTATAATCCACATTCATATTAGGAATAAATTTTCTCATAGCTTCAAGAACAGCTATTACTACAGAACAATCTGGGCATTTAGGATGGGCAAAAGCAAGTATTTTAATTTCCTTTTCAACACTTGATAATTCTTCTTGCTTCTCCTCTGATAAATTTACTTCACCTAATAATCTTATTTGATTATCCATGTATTTTATTTCATCTGTAAATCTTAAATATTCTTTAAATGTCGCCATTTCTTCTCCTTATTTAGAATTATTTAATTTTAGCATTTTATTATACAAACCATTTAATTCAACTAATTTTTCATGATTTCCACTTTCTACTATTTTACCTTTATCTAACACAAATATTTTATCTGCATTTCTAATAGTTGAAAGTCTATGTGCAATTATTAATGTAGTTCTATTTTTTTTAAGTATTTCTATACCATTTTGTATAATTTGTTCAGTTTTACTATCTACATTAGCAGTAGCTTCATCTAATATTAATATCTTAGGATTTTTAGCAAGTGCTCTTGCAAACGAAATTAATTGTTTCTCACCAGTAGAAAAATTATTCCCATCTTGCATTACTTTACCATCTAATCCTCTTTCATCAAGAATGTATTTTGCTCCTACCATTTCAAGAGCATTTCTAGCAATTTCTTTATCTTCAGATATATTATCTCCTATAGTTCCTTCAAATAAGAAAGAATCTTGTAATACTATAGCAATATTATCTCTTAATGTATATGTATCTATATCTTTAATATTTAAACCTGATATCTCAATTTTACCTTTTTGATTTTTATAGAATTTAACTAATAAATTCATTATTGTAGATTTTCCACTTCCAGTATGCCCTACAAATGCCACAGTTTGATTTTCTTTAATTTCTAAGTTAACATCCTTTAAAACATATTCATCTTCATATGCAAAATATACATTTTCAAATTTAATATTACCATCTATTTTTTCAGGTTTAATTAAATCATTTTCATCTTCTATATTTAAATTTAATAACTCTGAAATATTTTTAGCAGAACCTTTTGCTTTATAGTAATATGATAAATTAACAGTAAAATTACTTAATCCATTTATTATATTTGAAATATAGAAAATAAAGACAAGAGTATCTCCAGCCGTTATTAATCCTAAATCAAATGTTGCAGAATAAATATAGTAAAATATTATTGTAAGCTGTGCTAATTTTGTTAAAAAATCAAATATATTATGACTAAAAAAAGATTCTAATAAAGTAATTATCCTATCACTTTCATATCTTTTATGTGCTGAATTTTCCCAATCTTTAAGCAAGGCTTCTTGATTATTAAATGCTGCAACCACTTCTAAATTTTGACACATTTCATTTGCTCTACCATTACAAATAGAATTATATTTTCTAATATCACTTGAATAAGTGTATGTTAAACTCTTATTATATTTTTGTAATATTATTACAATAGGTACATATATTAATAATATTAATGATAATCTCCAATTTATATACATCATTACAGAATAGATTATACCCAATTGAGATAATACTATCAAAATAGAAAGTAAGGTTTCAGAAAAGAAAGTTCTAATAGCCTTTACATCGGATGTAATTTTAGAAAGTACTGAACCTGCTGGTATATCATCAAAATATTTAATAGGTAACCTTTGAACATGATTATATATTAAAATTTGTATATTAGTATATACAATATTGGCTGCTATTTGTAAAAGCTTTTTTCTATATACCATAAATACTGCTTCAAGTATTTTTAAACTAACATATATTAATGCTATAGTTCCTACAAATGAAAATACCTTATTTACATCAATACTTTCTATTTCTTTATCAAAAGCAATTGCTATTAATTTTATAGTTCCAATTTCTAAAATCATACCTATTAATAATACAATCAAACCTATAGTATATTCTTTTTTAGCCTTTTTCATAAATTTAAAAAAATCAAATAAATAGTTCTTATTTTCCATAAGCTTCTACCTCCTCCTTATTTTGATACTCATATAATTCCTTGTACCATTTTGAAGAAAGTAATAATTCATCATGAGTTCCTATTTTTTCTATTTTACCTTCTGATAATATTAATATTTTATCAGCATTAATAACACTACTTATTCTATGTGAAACAATAATATTGGTTTTACCTTTTCTATTTTCATTTAATCTTCTAATAATATTTTTTTCTGTTTTAATATCTAAAACTGAAAGAGAATCATCAAATATTAATATTTTAGGATTGTTTATTATAGCTCTTGCTATAGATAATCTCTGTTTTTGACCTCCAGATAGTGCTATTCCATTTTCTCCAACTAAAGTATCAACGCCTTTTTTAAATCCTTTAATATCCTTATTTAAATCAGCTACCTCCAAAGCATATTCCAACTTATCTTCAATATCTCTATTAAATAATACATTCTCTTTAATAGTTTTAGAGAAGATAAAGTACTCCTGAGGAGAATAACCAAAATTTTCTCTTAATGAAACCAAATTATATTCTTGTATAGGAACATTATCTATGTATATACCCATACTACCTTCATAAAATCTTAATAACTGCTTTATTAATGTGGTTTTACCACTACCAGTTTTACCAACTATACCTATAGTATCACCCTTATTTATTACTAAATCAATATTTTTTAATGTAGGCTTACCATCATATGAAAAAGAAAAATTTCTAAATTCTATTTTATCTGAAAATTTTAATTTTTTCCCATTTTCATTAATTAAATTATCATCTTTTAAATCAAGTATATCTTTTATTCTACTATATCCAAGTTTCATATCAAAACGACTGATAAAATAGCTTGCAAAAACAGTATATGGCCAAGGCATTAAAAACATTATAAGGGAAACTGATATTATTGTCCCAAAAGTAATATTTCCATAAATGTATTGATAATAACCATAAATTATTAAAGAAAAGTATGAAAATCCTACAGCAAGTATATTAATACCATGACTATATATACTTCTTAACGAATAATTTAAATGAAGTTTAGCATATTTTAAAATGTTA
The genomic region above belongs to Streptobacillus moniliformis DSM 12112 and contains:
- a CDS encoding thioredoxin family protein; its protein translation is MATFKEYLRFTDEIKYMDNQIRLLGEVNLSEEKQEELSSVEKEIKILAFAHPKCPDCSVVIAVLEAMRKFIPNMNVDYRRRSEDKELLLQYSSEGKIPALFIIDGIKVTKIFSEYPESIREDIENNELEKEKFHKGIYNDKIYEQIFRYFR
- a CDS encoding ABC transporter ATP-binding protein — encoded protein: MENKNYLFDFFKFMKKAKKEYTIGLIVLLIGMILEIGTIKLIAIAFDKEIESIDVNKVFSFVGTIALIYVSLKILEAVFMVYRKKLLQIAANIVYTNIQILIYNHVQRLPIKYFDDIPAGSVLSKITSDVKAIRTFFSETLLSILIVLSQLGIIYSVMMYINWRLSLILLIYVPIVIILQKYNKSLTYTYSSDIRKYNSICNGRANEMCQNLEVVAAFNNQEALLKDWENSAHKRYESDRIITLLESFFSHNIFDFLTKLAQLTIIFYYIYSATFDLGLITAGDTLVFIFYISNIINGLSNFTVNLSYYYKAKGSAKNISELLNLNIEDENDLIKPEKIDGNIKFENVYFAYEDEYVLKDVNLEIKENQTVAFVGHTGSGKSTIMNLLVKFYKNQKGKIEISGLNIKDIDTYTLRDNIAIVLQDSFLFEGTIGDNISEDKEIARNALEMVGAKYILDERGLDGKVMQDGNNFSTGEKQLISFARALAKNPKILILDEATANVDSKTEQIIQNGIEILKKNRTTLIIAHRLSTIRNADKIFVLDKGKIVESGNHEKLVELNGLYNKMLKLNNSK
- a CDS encoding ABC transporter ATP-binding protein; protein product: MINKLLWEKRWRLFFVAILNLIIMLFTILPLDYLGEIVDGVNNKTMSSDEIKYRVILMLIMAIAYYIIQGIYEYYVFRNYYESLYEIQKIILEKVLKQNPQIFKKISVGEILSRITGDVEDYIAVYFSWGLYCFTRGVLGVLIIFIFILFKIDLIFVVLINIPYLFATYVIISQKEKYENLYAEMTKKFDDISDKTLESIKGVRIVRSYNMLNKLSNEFKDNILKYAKLHLNYSLRSIYSHGINILAVGFSYFSLIIYGYYQYIYGNITFGTIISVSLIMFLMPWPYTVFASYFISRFDMKLGYSRIKDILDLKDDNLINENGKKLKFSDKIEFRNFSFSYDGKPTLKNIDLVINKGDTIGIVGKTGSGKTTLIKQLLRFYEGSMGIYIDNVPIQEYNLVSLRENFGYSPQEYFIFSKTIKENVLFNRDIEDKLEYALEVADLNKDIKGFKKGVDTLVGENGIALSGGQKQRLSIARAIINNPKILIFDDSLSVLDIKTEKNIIRRLNENRKGKTNIIVSHRISSVINADKILILSEGKIEKIGTHDELLLSSKWYKELYEYQNKEEVEAYGK